In a genomic window of Scyliorhinus torazame isolate Kashiwa2021f chromosome 5, sScyTor2.1, whole genome shotgun sequence:
- the LOC140418961 gene encoding uncharacterized protein: MEKPWKCGDCGKGFKAPSKVETHQRSHTGERPFTCSQCGKGFTQLSDLRRHQRVHTGERPFTCPQCGKGFTQLSNLQTHQRVHTGERPFTCSQCGKGFSDSSTLRTHQRVHTGERPFTCSQCGKEFSDSSNLRTHQRVHTGERPFTCSQCGKGFTRVSKLQTHQRVHTGERPFTCSQCGKGFSDSSNLWAHQRVHTGERPFTCSQCGKGLAQLSDLRKHQRVHTGERPFTCSRCGKGFTQLSNLRRHQRVHTGETQSTSQCETGLHASSYLL; encoded by the coding sequence atggagaaaccgtggaaatgtggggactgtgggaagggattcaaagccccgtCAAAGGTGGAAACTCATCAAcgtagtcacactggagagaggccattcacctgctctcagtgtgggaaaggattcactcagttatccgacctgcggagacaccagcgagttcacactggggagaggccgttcacctgccctcagtgtgggaaaggatttactcaattatccaacctgcagacacaccagcgagttcacactggggagaggccattcacctgctcccaatgtgggaagggattcagtgattcatccaccctgcggacacaccagcgggttcacactggggagaggccattcacctgctctcagtgtgggaaggaattcagtgattcatccaacctgcggacacaccagcgagttcacactggggagaggccattcacctgctctcaatgtgggaaaggatttactcgagtatccaaactacagacacatcagcgagttcacactggggagaggccattcacctgctctcagtgtgggaagggattcagtgattcatccaacctgtgggcacaccagcgagttcacactggggagaggccgttcacctgctctcagtgtgggaaaggactcgctcagttatccgacctgcggaaacaccagcgagttcacactggggagaggccattcacctgctctcggtgtgggaagggatttactcaattatccaacctgcggagacaccagcgagttcacactggggagacgcagtccacctctcaatgtgagacgggattgcatgctTCATCgtacctgctgtga
- the LOC140418962 gene encoding uncharacterized protein produces the protein MHQRVHTGVRPYTCCDCGKGFSRSSNLQSHQRVHTGERPFTCSECGKAFTLLSHLQTHQRVHTGEKPFTCSQCDKGFTNSSNLQKHQWVHTGERPFTCSQCGKGFTQLTHLLTYQPVHTGERPFTCSECGKGFIQLSKLLIHQRVHNGERPFTCSECGKGFTQSSTLLSHQRIHTGERPFTCTVWGKGFRDSSTLLKHQRVHTGERPFLCSQCGKGFTQSSSLLTHQRVHTGERPFICSVCGKGFTQVSQPADTSASSQAITRVRFCCYCCC, from the coding sequence atgcaccagcgagttcacaccggggtgaggccatacacctgctgtgattgtgggaagggattcagtcgctcatccaacctgcagtcccaccagcgagttcacactggtgagaggccattcacctgctctgaatgtgggaaggcgtTCACTCTGTTATCCCATttgcagacacaccagagagttcacactggggagaagccattcacctgctcccagtgtgacaAAGGATTTACTAATTCATCCAATCTACAGAAACACCAGTGGGTTCATAcgggtgagaggccattcacctgctctcagtgtgggaagggattcactcagttaacccACTTACTGACATACCAgccggttcacactggagagaggccgttcacctgctctgaatgtgggaagggattcattcagttgtccaagctgctgatacaccagcgagttcacaatggggagaggccgttcacttgctccgaatgtgggaagggattcacacagtcctCCACCTTGCTctctcaccagcgaattcacactggggagaggccattcacctgcactgtgtggggaaagggattcagagattcatccaccctgttaaaacaccagcgagttcacactggggagaggccattcctctgctctcagtgtgggaagggattcactcagtcatctagccTGCTGACACATcaaagagttcacaccggggagagaccattcatctgttctgtttgtgggaagggattcacacaagtcagccaacctgcagacacatcagcgagttcacaagcaattacaagggttagattctgctgttattgctgctgttaa
- the LOC140418954 gene encoding uncharacterized protein: MRSVGNGEGEATFLQIRNCAILQVWSMMEWLRIVCLIFGLTSLGVLLAMDMEKGNIMYLCSPNQSTRIHHLCKGDVLHCPHIRGHGIDSWKVIKVKENAGVMKQLHRSRRWEGNIIWTLPCFWNTCKFDFGCVKSGTIKVTSGCQKSVGRDHEKEKGTRERTGRVRREVQLERRLPGDALKLIKGQTEENPGSMNLFYQIYHRLYGQGRVVCYPNPAAVSRLFSVSPLWGTPQTVVHCQRSEPLPEQVTLPYDPDSAPPAICLPLPRDNPHSQYDRLRRWRAYIPSHFTPNRDSRSYENCFSSEGYGCLLVEVDTNITCLFPTCTDRRCHITQASGQCVCYNITCVPLNAGLQLLCGWANVSHITVGNRAFCIAGRPEWAFQNWINWATGRSLRNRYADCDASLHTEQGYYFLFNGTATNVLSPHFPAELL, encoded by the coding sequence tgctattttacaggtgtggagcatgatggagtggctacgcatcgtctgtctgatatttggcctcacttcgcttggcgtgttattggcgatggacatggaaaaggggaatattatgtatctgtgtagccccaaccaatctacaaggatacatcacctatgcaaaggtgatgttcttcactgcccccatatacgaggacatggtatcgactcatggaaggtcatcaaagttaaggagaatgcgggagtcatgaagcagctgcaccggtcccggcgatgggaagggaacattatatggacattgccttgtttttggaatacatgtaaatttgattttggatgtgttaaaagtggtacaataaaggtaacatcaggctgtcagaagagtgtaggaagagaccatgagaaagagaaagggactagagagaggacggggcgtgtgagaagggaagtacagctagaacgtaggttaccgggagatgcacttaagttaattaaaggccaaactgaggaaaacccgggtagtatgaatctcttctaccagatttaccaccgtctgtatggccagggacgggttgtctgctacccaaaccccgcagcggtgtctaggttattttctgtttcaccgctttggggcactccccaaacggtggttcattgtcagcgttccgagccattgcccgagcaagtcactcttccttacgatccggattcagcaccaccggctatttgccttccccttcctcgggataatccccactcacagtacgataggctgcgacggtggagagcgtacatacctagccacttcactcccaatagggattcccggtcgtacgagaattgcttcagcagtgaagggtacggctgtttgctggtagaggtggacacaaatataacatgtctgtttcccacctgtacggacaggaggtgccatatcacccaggcgtctggccaatgcgtttgttacaacatcacttgcgttccattgaacgctggcctccagctcctttgtggctgggcgaatgtctctcatatcactgttgggaatagggctttctgcattgctgggcggcccgaatgggcatttcaaaattggataaactgggctactgggaggtccttacgcaaccgatatgctgattgtgatgctagtctccacacggaacaaggatactactttttatttaatggtacggcgaccaacgttttgtcaccccatttccccgccgaattgctatag